One part of the Mesorhizobium loti genome encodes these proteins:
- a CDS encoding Aspartate aminotransferase: protein MLSETIRRVPRSPIGAMFDRATELRSQGVDLVDLSLGEPDFDTPEHIREAGIEAIKTGVTRYTAADGSTALKDAVRRKFARDNGLIFERNQVVVASGAKPLIACAMQVVLNPGDKIIIPTPVWTSHVGMAQVCAATLVFLETRESEEYRIDAGRLEQAISPDTKLLLLCSPGNPTGAVASEGELRAIAEVLRRHPHINVISDDLYEHVVFAPAKFATLAQVAPDLADRVLTVNGLSKAYAMTGWRIGYAGGPTWWTAGLRVMFSQTSGGPCSISQAAGVAALDGPQDFLDDWRQIYRRRRDLALSELARIPGLRARAPQGAFFLYVECGGYIGTAAPNGSVVASSTDLAEYLLTAGVVTVPGAAFYADPFLRLSVATSDENIVEGIRRLGNACEQLHRADVNDRGTAARTAFAV, encoded by the coding sequence ATGCTGTCAGAGACGATACGCCGCGTCCCGCGTTCCCCCATCGGTGCCATGTTCGATCGTGCTACCGAGTTGCGTTCGCAAGGGGTCGACCTGGTCGATCTTTCACTTGGCGAGCCTGATTTCGATACCCCTGAGCACATCCGCGAAGCAGGGATCGAGGCCATCAAAACAGGTGTAACACGCTACACGGCGGCTGACGGCAGTACAGCCTTGAAGGATGCGGTGAGGCGCAAGTTTGCGCGCGACAATGGCCTGATCTTCGAGCGTAACCAAGTCGTTGTGGCATCGGGTGCTAAACCCCTGATCGCCTGCGCCATGCAGGTCGTTTTGAACCCAGGCGACAAGATCATCATCCCGACCCCCGTCTGGACATCCCATGTGGGCATGGCACAAGTCTGTGCCGCCACGCTGGTCTTCCTCGAGACACGTGAGTCCGAGGAATACCGAATCGACGCCGGTCGCCTTGAACAGGCGATCAGTCCAGACACAAAACTCCTGCTCTTGTGCTCACCGGGAAATCCTACCGGCGCGGTGGCCTCGGAGGGGGAGCTCAGAGCCATCGCGGAAGTGCTCCGTCGACACCCGCACATCAATGTCATCTCCGATGACCTCTATGAACACGTCGTTTTCGCCCCCGCCAAGTTCGCGACTCTGGCCCAGGTCGCGCCGGACCTTGCCGACCGCGTCTTAACGGTCAATGGACTCTCAAAAGCGTACGCAATGACCGGGTGGCGTATCGGGTACGCCGGCGGACCAACGTGGTGGACGGCCGGACTGCGCGTGATGTTTTCACAAACGAGTGGCGGACCTTGCTCTATCAGTCAGGCGGCTGGGGTAGCGGCGCTCGATGGACCTCAGGATTTCCTCGACGATTGGCGGCAGATCTATCGTCGTCGTCGCGATCTGGCGCTTTCGGAATTGGCGAGGATACCCGGGCTCAGAGCCCGCGCACCGCAGGGAGCGTTCTTCCTCTACGTCGAGTGCGGCGGATATATCGGTACCGCCGCGCCCAACGGCAGCGTTGTCGCTTCGTCCACGGACCTGGCAGAGTATCTTCTGACCGCAGGCGTGGTAACCGTACCCGGAGCGGCCTTTTACGCGGACCCATTCCTGAGGCTGTCCGTTGCTACATCGGATGAGAACATCGTTGAAGGCATCCGTCGTCTGGGCAATGCGTGCGAGCAACTCCATCGCGCTGATGTCAACGACCGCGGTACGGCTGCACGCACAGCGTTTGCAGTCTGA
- a CDS encoding Putative acetolactate synthase II large subunit, producing MIFGVPGESYLAALDAIHDQGNSLRYVTMRQEGGASFAAAAYGDLTGKPGVCFVTRGPGVTSATIGLHTAMQGSTPMVLLIGQISRPYRDREVFQEIDYRRFLGETVKWVAEVDEAARLPEYVNRAFKVAISGRPGPVALALPEDMLFSLTDTPDLAPARATPATPSPADIAEVGKMLQQAERPLLLLGGTIWTAEGQAALIRFVEAHDLPVAIGFRRQGLFPHDHPNFVGSVGFGGIPEPNQYARDADLVIALGSRLNDPTTLKHKLLAAPRPDCRLVHIHPGAEELGRLYQADLPILADPNLAAMALAQLPAVRLHTSATSEALAGYTAHVTLPPQPGPVDMAEVMRVLNEQLPRDTTMTTGAGNATDWPNIHYCYRQFLGAAAPVNGAMGMGVPAAVAAKFVRPHAPAVYIGGDGDFLMNGQELATAIQYQLDPLFIIIDNGSYGTIRGNQEAKYPGRVSGTTLRNPDFAKVAEGYGAHGERVETTADFAPALKRSLSPGKAAVIHVLVGSKSLGPNHTLPED from the coding sequence GTGATCTTCGGCGTGCCCGGCGAAAGCTATCTCGCGGCGCTTGATGCGATTCACGACCAAGGCAATTCGTTGCGCTATGTCACTATGAGGCAGGAAGGCGGGGCTAGTTTTGCCGCCGCCGCTTACGGCGATCTGACCGGCAAGCCGGGAGTCTGTTTTGTCACGCGCGGCCCCGGTGTGACCTCGGCAACGATTGGCTTGCACACCGCGATGCAGGGCTCGACGCCAATGGTGCTCCTGATCGGCCAGATCAGCCGTCCCTATCGTGACCGCGAAGTGTTTCAGGAAATCGACTACCGCCGTTTTCTAGGTGAGACCGTCAAGTGGGTGGCGGAAGTCGACGAAGCGGCGAGATTGCCCGAGTACGTCAATCGGGCGTTCAAGGTTGCAATCTCGGGGCGCCCGGGTCCAGTCGCTCTTGCGCTGCCTGAGGACATGCTGTTCTCGCTGACTGACACGCCTGATCTAGCGCCTGCGCGCGCCACGCCCGCCACACCGTCCCCCGCAGATATCGCGGAGGTCGGCAAGATGTTGCAGCAGGCGGAACGGCCGCTTCTCCTTTTGGGTGGTACCATTTGGACCGCCGAAGGACAGGCCGCGCTGATTCGCTTTGTGGAGGCTCACGACCTACCAGTTGCCATCGGGTTCAGACGGCAGGGGCTGTTCCCGCATGATCATCCGAACTTTGTTGGCAGCGTCGGCTTCGGCGGGATTCCCGAACCGAACCAATACGCCCGGGACGCAGATTTGGTCATCGCGCTTGGCTCGCGTCTCAACGATCCGACGACCCTGAAACATAAACTCTTAGCCGCGCCGCGACCGGATTGCCGATTGGTCCATATCCACCCGGGTGCGGAGGAATTGGGCCGCTTGTATCAAGCAGACCTCCCCATCCTGGCGGATCCTAACCTTGCTGCGATGGCGCTGGCGCAATTGCCTGCGGTGCGTCTCCATACGTCGGCTACGTCCGAGGCGCTCGCTGGATACACCGCCCATGTAACGCTGCCGCCCCAGCCCGGTCCGGTCGATATGGCCGAAGTAATGCGTGTGCTCAATGAGCAGCTCCCACGAGATACGACCATGACCACGGGCGCTGGCAACGCCACCGATTGGCCAAACATCCATTACTGCTACCGCCAGTTCCTTGGCGCAGCGGCACCTGTCAATGGCGCCATGGGAATGGGCGTCCCCGCAGCGGTCGCGGCAAAGTTTGTTCGGCCACACGCGCCGGCCGTCTACATCGGAGGGGATGGGGATTTTCTGATGAACGGGCAGGAGCTTGCGACCGCGATCCAGTACCAGCTCGACCCGTTATTCATCATAATCGACAATGGCAGCTACGGGACGATTCGAGGCAACCAGGAAGCCAAGTACCCGGGGCGCGTGTCGGGCACGACCCTGCGCAATCCAGACTTTGCCAAGGTCGCAGAAGGCTATGGCGCCCATGGCGAGCGCGTGGAAACGACGGCAGACTTTGCGCCGGCGCTAAAGCGGTCATTGTCACCCGGCAAAGCGGCCGTGATCCACGTGTTAGTCGGCTCCAAAAGCCTCGGTCCCAACCACACGCTCCCGGAGGATTAA
- a CDS encoding Integrase catalytic region, translating into MSKRPLKNFIAWRAGWTSRRERKKQLHQPRGRRDCLGELVQIDGSHHWWFETRGPKCALLVSIDDAIGRLLHLRFAASENTFDYFRAAKAYLSDWGKPLAFYSDKHGIFRTTHGSELDRTSGLTQFGRALNELNIDIICANTPQAKGRVERANQTLQDRLVKELRLRGISTIEAANAYAPEFLADFNAHLGKEPRNPKNMHRPLADHEQLDAAMCHKEFRTVSQALTLRYDKVLFILDPTDLAKRLAGKKVVVCDYPDGRLEVTHEGIGLPYRTFDKLRSVHRTAVVENKRLDAALLMVAEMQEGRELKRSQHAPRRTGQTDHMFGIPDGSVGNGYVKRDRKPGRRRDFMNDPAVIARREKALAHMAAAAAGVEVPTPIKFGAGDPADSGRASGRLDDVLAFLMENSGNLPEAPLP; encoded by the coding sequence GTGAGTAAACGGCCGTTGAAGAACTTCATTGCGTGGCGCGCAGGATGGACGTCGCGTCGGGAGCGCAAGAAGCAGCTTCACCAGCCGCGCGGCCGGCGCGACTGCCTCGGCGAGCTGGTGCAAATCGACGGCTCGCATCACTGGTGGTTTGAGACTCGCGGTCCCAAATGCGCCCTGCTCGTCTCCATCGACGATGCGATCGGCAGGCTGCTGCATCTGCGCTTCGCGGCATCGGAGAATACGTTCGACTATTTTCGTGCGGCAAAGGCGTATCTGAGCGACTGGGGCAAGCCGTTGGCCTTCTACAGCGACAAGCACGGCATTTTCCGCACGACACATGGTTCGGAGTTGGATCGGACCAGCGGTTTGACGCAGTTCGGCCGGGCGCTCAACGAGCTCAACATCGACATCATCTGTGCCAACACGCCCCAGGCCAAGGGACGCGTCGAGCGGGCCAACCAGACCTTACAGGACCGACTTGTGAAGGAACTGCGCCTTCGTGGCATCAGCACGATCGAGGCGGCGAACGCCTACGCTCCAGAGTTCCTGGCGGACTTCAACGCGCATCTTGGCAAAGAGCCCCGCAATCCGAAGAACATGCATCGGCCCCTCGCCGATCACGAGCAGCTGGATGCCGCGATGTGCCATAAAGAGTTTCGCACCGTGTCTCAGGCTTTGACGCTGCGGTACGACAAGGTGCTATTCATCCTCGATCCGACCGACTTGGCGAAGCGTCTTGCCGGCAAGAAGGTCGTCGTCTGCGACTATCCGGACGGCCGGCTCGAGGTAACTCATGAGGGCATCGGCCTGCCCTACAGAACGTTCGACAAACTTCGCTCAGTGCACAGGACTGCAGTCGTCGAGAACAAACGTCTCGATGCGGCGCTGCTGATGGTTGCCGAGATGCAGGAAGGTCGGGAGCTGAAGCGTAGCCAGCACGCTCCGCGGCGCACTGGCCAGACAGACCATATGTTCGGTATCCCCGACGGTAGCGTGGGCAACGGCTATGTGAAGCGCGACCGCAAGCCTGGGCGTCGGCGGGACTTCATGAACGACCCGGCCGTCATTGCCAGACGGGAGAAAGCACTGGCGCACATGGCGGCCGCTGCCGCCGGTGTTGAAGTCCCTACCCCAATCAAATTTGGTGCGGGTGATCCGGCAGATTCAGGTAGGGCCAGTGGCCGCCTGGATGACGTTCTCGCATTCCTGATGGAGAATTCGGGCAATCTGCCAGAAGCCCCGCTGCCCTGA
- a CDS encoding Phosphofructokinase, with the protein MAKPKITVVGSFAVGLTIRTPEIPVFGVTLFGNSFDMGPGGKGSNQAVATARLGADSALVTMIGQDKFGEIATDLYKVEGVRSAHVRQVADSPTGVGFIIINEKGENFIIIDHGATSLMDETFVDDAESCIQDSDVVMAVLEAPVSAAMRAMVLGRKHGKITILNPAPATPLPDEIFQYVDYLTPNESELRILLGLKADDPRSSRELVDILRSRGARNVIVTLGERGALIVTDSIDVQIPAAKVDVVDTTGAGDAFNSGLAVGLAEGRGVVAAAQLGIACGALVCTKLGVVPGMARRDAVDEMYRSLNFAESAEHVPA; encoded by the coding sequence ATGGCTAAACCTAAAATCACGGTCGTGGGCAGTTTCGCTGTCGGCCTGACCATTCGGACTCCCGAAATCCCTGTTTTTGGCGTCACCCTGTTTGGCAACAGCTTTGACATGGGACCGGGCGGCAAGGGTTCTAACCAGGCCGTCGCCACTGCACGCCTGGGAGCCGACTCCGCACTGGTCACAATGATTGGGCAGGACAAGTTCGGCGAGATCGCTACCGACCTCTACAAAGTCGAAGGCGTCCGAAGCGCTCATGTGCGGCAAGTGGCAGATAGCCCGACCGGAGTTGGTTTCATCATTATCAACGAGAAAGGCGAAAACTTCATCATCATTGACCACGGCGCCACAAGCCTCATGGATGAAACGTTCGTGGATGATGCCGAGAGCTGCATCCAGGACAGCGACGTTGTGATGGCGGTGCTTGAGGCGCCTGTATCCGCGGCAATGCGAGCGATGGTGCTAGGCCGTAAACACGGCAAGATTACCATCCTGAACCCCGCGCCCGCGACTCCGCTCCCGGATGAGATATTCCAGTACGTGGACTATCTCACCCCTAATGAAAGCGAACTGAGGATCCTTCTCGGGCTTAAAGCCGACGATCCTCGCTCCTCTCGCGAACTGGTCGATATTCTTCGATCGCGCGGTGCGCGAAATGTAATCGTCACACTTGGCGAAAGGGGAGCTCTAATCGTCACAGATTCGATCGATGTGCAAATTCCCGCAGCCAAGGTCGATGTCGTCGACACTACAGGCGCAGGCGACGCGTTCAACTCCGGCCTTGCTGTGGGACTAGCCGAGGGGCGCGGCGTCGTAGCGGCAGCGCAGCTCGGCATCGCGTGTGGCGCTCTCGTGTGCACCAAGCTTGGGGTAGTTCCAGGCATGGCAAGACGAGATGCAGTCGATGAGATGTACCGTTCACTGAACTTCGCCGAAAGCGCTGAACATGTGCCAGCGTAG
- a CDS encoding Ketopantoate hydroxymethyltransferase: MQRIFDWSAKEAERTVTVADLRAAKSLGKRYTQVTANTEEEAAAAEEAGIDMVVTRARNVETVRKGSRRIFTTAAVGFAEAVTPDEIMRCAFKALTDGADAVITARGLSTVCALAAEDIPVMGHLGLVPRKSTWLGKLRAVGKTTDEAVQLYQRFRRLEDAGAFAVECEVIPAKVMSEIRRRTGLVTVSLGSGPDADALFLFTEDICGEAERLPRHAKAYGNLHDLKKRMQEERVRALRAFRDDVDMKAFPGDREVSKINDAEFEAFVAALNAKGV; this comes from the coding sequence ATGCAACGTATATTCGACTGGAGTGCCAAAGAGGCCGAACGTACGGTCACCGTTGCGGATCTCCGAGCTGCCAAGTCTCTTGGCAAACGGTACACCCAGGTCACTGCTAACACGGAAGAGGAAGCCGCGGCAGCTGAAGAAGCGGGCATAGACATGGTTGTCACCCGCGCCCGCAACGTCGAAACGGTCAGAAAAGGATCGCGCAGGATCTTCACAACGGCTGCCGTTGGGTTTGCCGAGGCTGTGACGCCCGACGAAATTATGCGCTGCGCGTTTAAGGCCCTCACCGATGGAGCGGACGCCGTGATAACCGCCAGGGGGCTGTCCACGGTGTGCGCTCTGGCTGCTGAAGACATCCCGGTGATGGGTCACCTCGGACTGGTACCAAGAAAATCCACCTGGCTGGGAAAGCTCCGCGCAGTCGGAAAAACCACGGACGAAGCCGTCCAGCTGTATCAGCGATTCCGGCGGCTTGAGGATGCTGGCGCCTTCGCAGTCGAATGCGAAGTCATTCCTGCTAAAGTGATGTCGGAGATACGGCGGCGTACCGGTCTTGTGACCGTATCACTTGGTTCGGGTCCCGATGCCGACGCGCTTTTCCTTTTTACGGAAGACATATGTGGTGAGGCCGAGCGCCTGCCCCGACACGCCAAAGCCTACGGCAATCTGCATGATCTGAAGAAGCGTATGCAGGAAGAGCGCGTCCGCGCGCTGCGCGCGTTTCGAGATGACGTCGACATGAAGGCATTTCCCGGTGACCGGGAAGTATCGAAGATCAACGACGCGGAATTCGAGGCTTTCGTCGCTGCGCTCAATGCAAAAGGCGTTTGA
- a CDS encoding fatty acid hydroxylase — translation MDDTLYGKRDKRGNWTPNKKLQRSPIFVWPAQPVKFLRWFLGYPGYLWPWNAGYFAASLIVWLYLTPSLETMREFHAQWISLILARNAALTVALYGGFHLILYVMRRQQTTFKYNAKWPDSDNPTFMFGNQNAENIFWTMCSAVPIWTAVEAVTWWLYANGYLPYVDFADHPVYFVALVILVPAWRELHFYLIHRLIHMGPLYHWVHKLHHNNVNPGPWSGLSMHPVEHFLYFTGVIIHFVVPSHPLHSMFQLMHAGLSPAKSHVGFDKMVVDGEHMIDTDNYYHYLHHKYFEVNYGEKRIPLDEWFGTFHDGSPESDEVMARRIKAKKYVRGGSA, via the coding sequence ATGGACGACACCCTGTACGGAAAGCGCGACAAGCGCGGGAACTGGACGCCGAACAAGAAGCTACAACGCTCCCCTATCTTCGTTTGGCCGGCTCAGCCAGTGAAGTTCCTGCGTTGGTTTTTGGGCTACCCCGGTTACCTCTGGCCTTGGAATGCCGGCTATTTCGCAGCTTCATTGATCGTGTGGCTTTATCTTACACCTTCGCTGGAGACCATGCGGGAGTTTCATGCGCAATGGATATCGCTGATTCTGGCCCGAAACGCTGCCTTGACGGTCGCTCTCTATGGGGGCTTTCACCTTATCCTCTATGTCATGCGGCGCCAGCAAACGACGTTCAAGTACAACGCGAAGTGGCCTGACAGCGATAATCCGACCTTCATGTTCGGCAATCAGAACGCCGAGAATATCTTCTGGACGATGTGCAGTGCGGTTCCAATTTGGACAGCGGTCGAGGCCGTCACTTGGTGGCTTTATGCCAACGGGTATCTCCCGTATGTCGATTTCGCTGATCACCCTGTCTACTTCGTAGCACTGGTCATCCTCGTGCCAGCCTGGCGTGAACTGCACTTCTACCTAATTCACCGGCTGATACATATGGGCCCTCTGTACCACTGGGTTCACAAACTTCACCACAATAATGTCAACCCGGGGCCGTGGTCAGGTCTTTCCATGCATCCCGTCGAGCACTTCCTGTACTTCACCGGCGTCATAATACATTTTGTCGTCCCGTCACATCCGCTTCATTCGATGTTCCAACTCATGCATGCAGGATTGTCTCCCGCCAAGTCACATGTAGGATTCGACAAGATGGTCGTGGATGGAGAACACATGATCGATACCGACAACTACTATCACTATCTCCATCACAAGTATTTTGAAGTGAACTACGGTGAGAAGCGCATCCCGCTTGATGAGTGGTTCGGCACTTTCCACGACGGCTCTCCAGAGTCCGACGAAGTGATGGCCAGACGGATCAAGGCGAAGAAATACGTCCGCGGTGGCTCCGCCTGA
- a CDS encoding Ferredoxin of the Rieseke type protein has product MTSGENWVVACTVDAIQPAEALRVDIGSRTFVVVRSPDGQFFAMDGHCSHEKVHLADGIVDGNIIECPKHFGTFDYRSGESRALPACIDLKSYQVKVEADSVYIRV; this is encoded by the coding sequence ATGACAAGTGGAGAAAATTGGGTAGTCGCGTGCACCGTCGACGCAATCCAACCCGCGGAAGCCCTGAGGGTCGATATTGGCTCCCGAACGTTTGTTGTCGTGCGATCGCCTGACGGCCAGTTCTTCGCGATGGATGGCCACTGCTCGCACGAAAAGGTGCATCTCGCCGATGGTATCGTAGACGGCAACATCATCGAGTGTCCCAAACACTTCGGCACGTTCGATTATCGATCTGGAGAGTCACGCGCCCTGCCGGCCTGTATCGACCTCAAAAGCTATCAAGTGAAGGTTGAAGCTGACTCCGTCTACATCAGGGTGTGA